The sequence CGCTTCACCGACGCGGTGTTCGCGGTGATGCTGGCCTTCCTGTCCCTGGCGATCCTGCTCGGGGTCGGCAAGCTGTTCCTGCACCTGTGGCCGCTCGTCAAAAGCGGGACCGTCACCGGCAGCTACATCGACATCATCACCGACGTGCTGTCGCTGTTCGTGATCATCGAACTGGCCCGGTCCCTGGCCGAATACTTCCACGTCCAGCGCCTGCGCCTGACCTTCATCGCCGACGCCGCCATCGTCTCGGTGCTGCGCGACGTAATGATCGGCCTGTTCCAGAAGAGCCTCACCATCGAACTGATCCTCTCCTTGAGCGCCCTGCTGCTGGTGTTGGGGGCGCTTCGAACCTCGGCGGTGCTGGTGTTCCAGCGCGAGCGGATGATCGACCGCAGCCTGCGGGGCAAAGATGCCTGCTGAGTGTCCTGTCACAATCCAGTAACAGAAGCGCTTTATCCTTATTAAGATCGACTTATTAAGATCGACTTATCAGGAGTTTGCAGACGATGAGACTGCTCAAGACCGTAACCGCCGCCGCCCTGGGGCTGCTGGCGCTGCAAGCCTTGGCCGCAGGCCGTGATTACATCTACGTGGTCGGTTCCTCGACCGTCTATCCCTTCACCACCACGGTGGCCGAGCACTTCGGCAAGGCGACCGGATTCCCCACCCCCAAGGTGGAGTCCACCGGCACCGGCGGCGGCATGAAGCTGTTCTGCGCCGGCGTCGGCGTCCAGCATCCGGACATCGAGGACGCCTCGCGCCGGATCAAGAAATCCGAGTTCGATCGTTGCCAGAAGAACGGCGTCAAGGACATCGTCGAGGTCAAGATAGGCTATGACGGCATCGTCCTGGCCCACTCGCGCCGGGCGCCGTTCAAGTGGGACCTGACCCGCCGTCAGATCTTCCTGGCGCTGGCCAAGCAGATTCCCGACCCCAAACAGCCGGGCAAGCTGATTCCCAATCCTTACCAGAAGTGGCGCCAGATCGACCCGTCCCTGCCCGACATCGCCATCAAGGTTTACGGCCCGCCGCCCACCTCCGGCACCCGTGACGCCTTTGTGGAACTGGCGATGGAAGGCGGCTGCAAGACCTTCGACTGGATCAAGGCCCTCAAACACGAGGACAAGCACCGTTACAAGGAGATCTGCCACGGTATCCGCGAGGACGGCGCCTATGTGGAAGCCGGCGAGAACGACAATCTGATCGTGCAAAAACTGGAAGCCGATCCCACTACCCTGGGGATTTTCGGCTACAGCTTCCTCGACCAGAACATCGACAAGATCGCCGGCGCCCGGGTGGACGGCGTGGAGCCGACTTTCGAAAACATCGCCGAGGGCAAATATCCGGTGTCGCGGCCGCTTTACATCTACGTGAAGAAGGCGCACGTGGGTCTGATTCCCGGCATTCCCCAGTTCCTGGATGAGTACACCAGCGAAAAGGCCTGGGGCGACGAGGGTTATCTAGCCGACAAGGGCCTGATTCCGATGCCCAAGGAAGAGCGGGAGAAATACCGCAAGATCGCCCGGGAACTGATCCCCCTCAAGTCCCTTTAAGCGCCAAACCCGCGCTCCAAGACAGCCGAGCCGTCTCCTGAAGGGACGGTTCGGCTTTGCGTTGGTGATTCGGTCACCCTGTTTTACAATAGCCCCGCTTCGGAACAACCGGCATCGCCCATGCAGCCTCACTCCCTGATTTGGATACTGCTCGCCTTCAGCGCGTTGGCCTACATCCTAGGCAAGCGCTGGGCCTATCAGGTCAGCGGCGGCCACATCCGGTCCCTTCATTCCCTGCCGGACTATTACGGTTACTACGTGGCGTTGTGGTGCGGCCTGCCGGCTTTCCTGGTGCTGTGCTTGTGGCTGGCCCTGGACGATCACCTCATCCTGCAGTGGGTGCTGGCGCAATTGCCTGAATCTTACCGCAACCTGCCCGAGGACAGGTTGTCCCTGGTGATCAACCTGATTCGCAATCTTTTGGCCGGGGAGCGCCAGCCCGGGACGGTGGATCCGGTTCTGGTACAGGCGGCCGAACATTATCGGCAACTCAAAAGCCTCGGCTATCAGGCCCTGACGGCGACTGTTCTGGCGCTGGCAACCGCCGGCCTGGTCTACGCCAAAACCCGCATCACCCCACAGCTGCGCGCCCGCAATGCCGTGGAACGGGCCATCCTCGTCGCGCTCATTCTCAGTTCGACCCTGGCCATCCTCACCACCATCGGCATCGTACTGTCGGTGCTGTTCGAGGCCCTGCGCTTCTTCAAGCAGGTCCCGGTGACAGAATTCCTCTTCGGCCTCCACTGGAGCCCGCAGATGGCGATCCGTCCCGATCAGGTCGGCGCTTCCGGAGCATTCGGGTTCATACCGCTACTGACCGGAACTCTGCTGATTTCCGCCATCGCCATGCTGGTGGCCACCCCGGTGGGGCTTTTTTCCGCCATCTATCTCGCAGAATTCTCCCAGTCTCGCACCCGCGCCGTCATCAAACCCCTGCTGGAGGTGCTCGCGGGCATCCCCACGGTGGTCTACGGCTTTTTTGCCGCGCTTCTGGTCGCCCCTGCAATACGCGATCTCGGGGACGCCATGGGGCTGACGATTTCCTCGGAGAGCGCCCTGGCGGCGGGGTTGGTGATGGGGATCATGATCATTCCTTTCATCTCCTCCCTGACCGACGATGCCCTCACCGCCGTGCCCCGGTCGCTCAGGGAAGGCGCCTTGGGGCTGGGGGCCACCCGGGCCGAAACCGTCGCCGGTGTGGTGTTGCCCGCCGCCCTGCCCGGCATCGTCAGCGGCCTGTTGCTTGCGGTTTCCCGGGCGGTGGGGGAAACCATGATCGTGGTGATGGCGGCAGGCATGACCGCCAAGCTGACCCTCAACCCGCTGGATTCCGTCACCACCATCACCGTGCAGATCGTCGGCCTGCTCGTCGGCGACCAGGAATTCGACAGCCCCAAGACCCTGGCGGCCTTCGCGCTGGGACTGACTCTGTTCCTCATCACCCTGCTGCTCAACCTGATCGCGCTCCATGTGGTGCGCAAATACCGTGAGACCTATGAATAATCATGGCAACGCTTCTGTCGCCCGCATTCAGTCGGGTCTGGCCCGCCGCCATCGGCGCGAGCGCCGTTTTCTCTGGTACGGGCGCATCGCCATCGCCTGCGCCCTGCTGTTGCTGGCGGTATTGCTGACCAGCATCGTCATCCTCGGTGCCGGTGCTTTCCGTCAGACCGTGATCAGCCTGGACGTCTATCTGGACCCGGCCGAGCTCGCCCCGCCGACCCCTGAGCATCTGGCCAAGGCTGACTTCCAGGGCATGATCAAACAGTCCCTGCGCGAGCTCTTTCCGGGAATCAGGGATCGGCACCGGAAACGCGCCCTCTATCAGCTGGCCAGTTCCGCTGCCGGCTATCAGTTGCGGGACTACGTCCTGGCCCATCCGGAAAAGCTCGGGCAGACAGTTTCCATCGACGTACTGGCCGGAGCCGATGTCGACCTTTACATGAAGGGCTACATAGATCCCGGCGCGCCTGAGTCCGAACGCCGCCTCAAGGATTATCAGCTTGCCTGGCTGCAACGTCTCAAAGAGGAAGGGCGGCTGAAACTGGTGTTCAACCGCTGGTTCTTTACCAACGGCGATTCCCGCGAACCGGAACAGGCCGGAATTCTGGTGGCGCTCAAAGGCTCGCTCTACACCATGATCGTGACCTTTCTGCTGTCATTCCCCCTGGGAATCGCCGCCGCCGTCTATCTGGAGGAATTCGCCCCCCAGAAAAACATCTGGGTCGATCTGATCGAGATCAACATCAACAATCTGGCGGCGGTGCCCTCCATCGTCTTCGGTCTCCTCGGGCTGGCGGTATTTTTGAATTTCTTCGTCCTGCCGCGCTCGACGCCGCTGGTGGGAGGACTGGTGCTGACGCTGATGACCCTGCCGACCGTGATCATCGCCAGCCGCGCCGCCCTCAAGGCGGTGCCGCCCTCGATCCGCGAGGCTGCCCTGGGGGTAGGCGCCTCCAAAATGCAGACGGTGACGGATCATGTGCTGCCCCTGGCCCTGCCGGGCATGCTCACCGGCACCATCATCGGCATGGCCCAGGCCCTGGGCGAAACCGCGCCGCTGCTGATGATCGGCATGGTGGCCTTCATCGTCGATCCGCCCAACGGTTTCACCGATCCGGCCACCACCCTGGCGGTGCAGGTCTATCTGTGGGCCGATACGCCGGAACGGGGCTTTATCGAACGCACCGCCGCGGCCATCATCATCCTGCTGGCGTTCCTGGGATTGATGAATTTCGCCGCCATCTGGCTCAGAAAACGCATGGAACGCCGCTGGTAAACCATGTTTGAGAGGTTTTCATGCACGATATGGTTGAATCCTTCCAGATTTCCGGTACCAAAGCTTCCACCACAGCGGGACAAACACCTGTGACGATTGAGGAAAGTGAAAAGTTACCGGTGGGCGATTACACCGTTCCCGATCCACGCATGACCTGCCGCGACGTCAATGTCTTCTACGGCGACAAACAGGCGCTGTTCGACATCAACCTGGATATCGGCAAGCGTGAGATTATCGCCCTCATCGGTCCCTCGGGCTGCGGCAAGTCCACCTTCCTGCGCTGTCTCAACCGTATGAACGACATCATCGAGGGCTGCCGGGTAACGGGGGAGATCCGCCTCGACAACGAGGACATCTACGGCCCTGATATCGACCCGGTGCTGCTGCGCGCCCGGGTTGGCATGGTGTTCCAGAAACCCAATCCCTTTCCCAAGTCGATCTACGACAACGTCGCCTACGGCCCCAGGATTCATGGCCTGGTGGCCAACCGTACCGAACTTGACGAGATCGTCGAAACCTCCCTCAAGCGCGCCGGCCTGTGGAAGGAGGTCAAAGACCGCCTGAACCATCCCGCCACCGGCCTGTCCGGCGGCCAGCAGCAGCGGCTGTGCATCGCCCGCGCCATCGCGGTCAACCCTGAAATCCTGTTGATGGACGAGCCCTGCTCCGCCCTCGACCCCATCGCCACCGCCACCATCGAACAACTGATGGACGAACTTCACACCCGCTACACCATCGTCATCGTCACCCACTCGATGCAGCAGGCCGCCCGCGTGTCCCAGCGCACCGCCTACTTCCACATGGGCAAGCTGATCGAGGTGGGGGAAACCTCGCAGATCTTCACCAATCCGCGTCATCCCCTGACCGAGGATTACATCACCGGGCGATTCGGCTGAGGCCGGAACACGGCGAGGGAAGCCCGGACAATCTCCCTACTTCCCCAGGGTCTGGCGCAGATATTCCAACACGTCGAACACGGTGGCGAAATACTGGCCCCGGGCGCTGGCATAACCGCTGCGGCCCGGAACCGCGGCGATGGTCACCGGCTCCGGGCCGTCGATGCGCACCACGCCCCGGCGATCCACCAGCACCTGCACCGGCAGGCGGTGGTTCAATTCCGCCAACCGGCCCAGCCAGGCATTGACCGCCTCCTGCAGCAGCCATTGACGGTACAGCAACTCGCGTTCCCCGGCATCACGGCAGCGCGCCAGCACCATTTCCTCGGCCATCGAGCGGGCCGCCGCCCTCACTTCCGCCGGGTCCTGCTCGGCTTCCTGCAGCAGTTCTTGTACTTCCGGCGCAACGCTCAGAAACATCGCGCCATAACGCCAAAACCCGGCGCCCTGCTGGCGCCGATAACAGATCACCGCCCGTCCTGCTGCCTCACGGCCGTGAAGCAGCAAGCGGAACCCCACCTTGTCGGTGGGGTTCAGATCAGCATGATGCGTAACGAACGCCAGACCGTTGGGCCCCAGATCCACCAAACGACACGACTGATGACCTGACGCAGGCTTCCAACCACTGCGGTGGATCTCAATCTGCAGGCCCGGCAGCGGAACCCGGGGGTCGCGACGCTGCTCGGTCATAACGCGGCACAGGGCGTATAAGTCTTTTCTAAATCGTAGGCCGCATCTTTCGTACTGGCCCGAACACTGCCGGAATCGGCCTTGCCGTCGTCAAGCTTGTTGTCCAGAATGGCGGCCACGTCCCCGGGAATTCCGCCGAAACACAGTACCGGACCGCGCATATTCCAGGCACTGCCCTGAACGCCCATCTTGCCACCGAAGGCATGTTGCGGCTGCTCGGCGCCTGAACCCGACAGCAACCCGGCCGCCCGCAAATGCTTCCAAAACAGGCGGGACTCATCGCGTTTCTTCTTGCTATTCCAGCTTCCATGGATGTAGCCATCTCCTGCTTGTTTGCCTTTGGCATTGAACTTCTTCGCTATCCCCAGATGTTCAGAGGCCTTTTTGTCATCCCCCGGCAGGGCTTTGTAGCGATCCTGATAGGTCAACATCGCCGCGGAAACTTCCTTGACGGCGTTCTGCAGGCTGGTGATCTTGGCGTTCTTGACAATCTCCTGACCTTTCATGACGCCGCCGAGCAGCAAACCGACCACGACCAGCACGATGGCGATTTCCACCAACGTGAATCCTGCCTGATTTTCTTTCACTTCAATCCTCGTTTTCATCGTACTCACCTCGTTGATGTCTAAAATTAACGGATTGGTCTCCCTGACCACCTTTTCCTCAATTCTTTGCGCACACACCCGCCAGAACCGCCCGGTTCTTCAACACGGCGGGGTTCACCCAAGCGACGAGGTCGTCGAAACGCTCCGGTTGGGGATCGTCCTTGACGAAATTGTCATCCCCGTCGCGGTTTTCCTGTTCGGGCTTGCTGTCGTAGCGGAACTTGCCTTCCGAGAGCACCACTGCCGTCACCTGCGCCACCAAAACACCCTCTTTATCCCTCACCCGAATGTCGTTCCCTGGATCGCAGGGATCAGTCCTGGCCGTGCTTCGGTAACGCCAGGGGCGTCCCCAGGGATCGGTTTCCGGCACTCCCAACAAGCGCCAAGGAAGCACGTCTTTACCCTCAGGGTCCGGAAGGGTTTCATGGATGAGGGCATAGCCGTACAGCGCTTCGGTGATGGCGGCCAAGTGCCGCTCTGCTTCCCGCTCTTTGCGAAACCGGGATTGTTTGGCCAAGGGGCCCAGCATCCCACCCAGCATCAGGCTGAATGCCGCCAGGACAACGGCCATCTCCACCAGGGAAAAACCCGCCTGCCTATTCATCCGTCAAATCCTTCACAATCAAAGCGCCGTCGGTCTGTAAACGCGCCGTCTGTCCGGGGCGCAGCCGGAGACGACGGCGGCGCCACAACAGCGTTTCGGTGCCTGCTTCCAATCTGGGACGCAACGCCGGCTCCCCTTCCCGATAGAGCCGCCCATCGAACCAGAACAGGGGACGATCACCTTGCGCCCGCAGCCAACCATTGGCGTGCAACTCATCCGCTGTGGAGGCATCTTCACCCTCTGGCGAGACCGGAGAGGATTCCAGCTGTTGGCGTTGGGCCGGGGTGAAGAACAGCCGTCCCAGCGCCTGTACATCAGGGGCCGTCTGCAGCATCGACCAAGCCATCGTCATCACGATCATTCTCAGAGACTTCATCCTGGGAAAACCCATACCATGCCAGCCGACACGCGGCTTCCAGATTGACCGCCTGCGGGGCCGGCGGCTCGCTGCGGCGAGCGATCCGGCAGGCACGCAGGTCAAAGATCCCGAGATTCGAGGATTCCAACGCCTGCCAAAAAGCCAGCAAGGCACCTTCATGCACCAGCCCCAGTTGCAAATCGATGTCGACGCGCCACAACCGGATGTCTTCTTGTTCTTCAATGGATGTCCGCGGACCCAGGGTATATTTCAGTACCGGCACCTGCAGTTCCGGCGCCAGCGCTCCGACCGTCGCGATCCAGTCCAAACGACTGCTGCTCCCGCCGCTTCGGGGCCACACGCGATGAAATCGCGCCCCGGAGGATTCAACGATGGCCAGAGCTTCAGTCCTTTCTTCCAAGGTATCTTCCAATGATTCCAGCATATGTTGCTGACGCCGTAGCTGGTCTTCGGCCCGCTGTAACCGCATCCAGGCACCGTAACCCACCATTCCCGCGACCGTCAGTGCTGTCAGCGCCACGATCCAGGGAAACCAGCGTTTCCTATTCCCCTTCATCGGCGGAAACCAGGGAAACTTGAATTTTGAAGGTCGCCATCCCCGCATCTCCTTTCTGTCCGGCGCCGATTTCCCCGGACAGGGAAACGCCCTCCGTCAGGGGCGGATCGCTTTCCAGCAACCGGGCGGCGGCCAATCCTGGCTGGCTCGCCAGCGCCTGAATCAGGTGGTTCAGATCAATGGCAAGACGGCGCGGGTCTGCGGCGGAAGGATGCGTCAGCGTCAAGATCACGCGCATCCCGTCTTCCTCTTCTTCCTCCCCCTGCTTTTCCGTCTCCCAGACCAGATCGGTCAGCGTCCAGCGGGGAAAGCGGTCCAGTACATGCGCCAAGGGTTCCAACACGCGATCCGGCGTGATGCGCGCCTGCTGGAGGCGGTCGTAACGTGTCAGAAAATCTTCTATCTGCCGGGGGGTGAAACCATCCACCGAAGGAACGGGGGGCATGTGTTCCAGACTACGCCGCAGCGCTGCCTGCTGGCGCGCCAAACGCGCGGCTTCCTGCGCCAGCGTCTGCAACCGATCCCAGGCATAGCCGGCATAAAGACCCGCTCCCACCAGCGCCAACAGGGACACGCCATAGACGCCGGCGGGGAAAAGCGCCGTGCCTTGCCGATAACGATAATGGGGTCGCCGCCAGAGCTTCCTCCCCAGCAGACAGGCGGCCGCACCGGGCAGGTCGTTTGCCGCCAGCGGATATTCTTCCACCTGCCAACCGGGGGCTTCGGCGGCTGCAGCGAGTTCCTCAAGCAGGGCCGGCGCGGCCGCGAACTGAATCTTCTTCTCCTCCGGAAGATGCAGCAGGCGGCTCAGATAGCGCCAGGTACGATCGCTCTCCTCGACGACCTCCTCCACCAGCGCCTCCCGGCGGGAGACCAGGGTCAGGCGGCTGAAGGCAAGCCGGCCGCCCCGGATGAAATCGTGGCGCAAGGCCAAGGCTTCGGCATGGGTATAGACCAGCAGCCGCAACCCCTCGAAACGCTTCGGCAACAGCGCATCTTCCACCAGCTGCGGCAGCGACCAGAGCCCCAAGACCTGCACCCGCCAGTCCGCCAGGCATGCCAACCATCCTTCCAGCACCTGGGAGCCACGAATGGCGGTGAACAACATCTGATCGTCGCGCCGCCCGGAAGACTCTCGTCCCAATTTCTCAGCCCGCACCCAAACCACATCCTGGAACAGCTGACGCGCCCTACGCCTGACCAACGCCTGGTGGTCCCTGCCGCCCACGTGGGGTAAATGCTCCAGACGGAACTCCTCCTCAATCAGGTCCACCACCAGCCTCAACTTTCGTACCGATTTCCAAGCAGGGGGAGGCTGAGCCGGGGCTTCCCGGCCTTCCCATACGCACGTACAGCGACCCAGGCCGGTCCGATACAACCGCTGACAGTCGTTACCGAGATACAGCACCCAGGCCATCAGAACTCCAGTTGACTGATGAGGTCGTAAATCGGCCCCATCACCGAGAGCATCACCCACCCCATGAGAGCACCGATGACCAGATTGAGCGTCGGCTCGATCAGGGCTTGCATACGCTCGATGGCCTCGTCCACATCGCGGTGGTAGAAATAATCCACACTGGCCAGCGCCTTTCCCAGATCGCCGGTGCGCTCGCCGATCTTGATCAGGCGGATCACCAGACGGGGGAACAAATCCATATCTTCCAACGCCTCGCTGACCGGCTCGCCGCGGGCGATCGCCTCCCGGGCCTGGGCCAGTCCCCTGGCCACGTAAGCGTTGCCCACCACGCCGACACACAATTCGAAGCATTCCAGCACCGGCAGCCCCGCCTGGAACAGCAGGGCCAAGTAATGCGCGAAGCGGGCCATGACCAACTTTTCCAGCACCGGTCCGAGCAGCGGCAGGCGCAGTTTGAGGGCATCGAACCAAAGACGGGCCGAAACGCTCCTGGCCAGGATGAAACGCGCCAACACCAGGAACGCTACCGGCATGCCGAGCAACCAGGGCCAGTAAGCCACCATGGCGTGGGAGACGGCGATCAACAGCCGGGTATGCCAGGGGATTTCCCCTTCCATCGACAGGATGAAGCCGGTCACCTGGGGAACCACATATACCATCATGAAGGTCACCGCTCCCAGAACGATGATGCTGGAGAACAGGGGATAGGCAAGCGCCTTCTTGGTACGGGCGATCATCTCGTCCTGCCATTTGAGGGATTCGGTCAGATGTGCGAGCACCGATCCCAGCTCACCGCTACGTTCCCCGGCACGGATCAGATCGACGAACAGCGCCGAGAATACCCGGGGATAGGCGGCCAACGCATCGGAGAAGGCACTGCCCGCCTCGATTTTCTCCGCCACCCCGCTGACCACGTCACGCAGCCTCCCTGGCGGCAGGGTCTCAGCGTAGTCCCGCAGGGCGTCGAGCACGCCGATGCCGGCATTGACCATCTGTTCCAACTGGAAACAAAAGTGGATCAACTCGCGTCGCCCCACCCGCATCCTGAAGCCCAGAGAACCGCGCCGCTCGCGCACGACCCGAGCGCGAATCAGGGTCAGCCGCCGGGCGCCCAGACGGGACTCGAGCATGTCCTCGTTATCGGCCTCCGCCAGACCGTGGCAACGCCGGCCTTGGGAATCGACGGCGGTATAACGGTAACGGGGCATCTCATCCTGCCGGATTCAGATTGGTCACCCGACGTACCTCCGCCAGGGAGGTCACTCCCGCGGCTACCTGGCGCAGACCATCTTCAGCCAGCGAACGGTAGCCCTTGCGCCGGGCGGCCTGTTCGATCTCCGGCATCGACGCCCCTTTGGCCACCAAGGCATCGAGTTCGGCATCAAAGGGAATCACCTCCATGATCAGGGTACGCCCTCGGTATCCGTGAAACTGACAGGCGGCGCAGCGTCCGGCCTCATAGATGACCCTGGCCTCATCCGGCTCCCAACCCCAGCGGGCCTGATCTTCCAGGGAAGGGGTCACCGGGCGGCGACACTTGGCACAAAGCCGCCGCACCAGACGCTGCGCGATGACGCCGATGAGGTTGCCTGCGATCAGGTCGGTGGAAACCCCGATGTCCCGCAGGCGGACCAGCGCCCCCACGGCCGAGTTGGTATGCAGCGTGGAAAACACCTGGTGCCCGGTCATGGCGGCCCGAAGTGCCATGGTGGCGGTTTCCTGATCGCGGATCTCGCCCACCAGGATCACGTCCGGGTCCTGGCGCAACAATGAACGAATCCCGCCGGCGAAATCCAGCTTGGCTGCCGGATTGAGGGAACTCTGCCGCGCCCCGGGCAGCGGATACTCAACCGGATCCTCCAGGGTCATGATGTTGACCCTTTCATTGTTGATGTAAGCGAGCAGGGAATAGAGCGTCGTGGTCTTGCCGCTGCCGGTAGGCCCAGTGACCAGCAGCAGCCCCTCGGGACGACCGGCCATGGCTTTCAGGAGCGCCAGGGTATCGGCGGCCACGTCCAGCCGGTCCAGGGGCACGATCCCTTTGCGCTTGTCGAGAATGCGCAGCACCAGGTTTTCGCCATGGAGGGTGGGATGGGTGGCGGTGCGGAAATCGATGTCACGGCCGGCGACGGTGAGCTGGATGTGGCCGTCCTGGGGGCTGCGGGTTTCGGCGATATTCATCTGCGCCATCACTTTGAGACGTACTAGCATGCCCGACCAATAGCGCTTGTGCAGCACCCGCACCTGATGCAGCACCCCATCGATGCGGTAACGGATACGGAGGAAACCTTCCTCCGGCTCGAAATGGATGTCAGAGGCGCCTTGGCGCACCGCATCCGCCAGCAGGGCGTCCACCAGGCGCACCAGCGGGTGACTGTAGCGCTCGCCCTCCAGCCCCAGCTCGGTCTCCTGTTCACCGGTTTCCAGCTCACGGAGAATGCCGCCAAGGGACAATTCGTAGCCGTAAAACCGGTCGATCGCCTCTTCCAGTTCGGCTTCTCCGGCCAACACTGGTTCGATTTCCAGCCGTCCTCCCAGAAGCACACTGAGACGGTCGAGGGTGACGATGTCGAACACGTCCGCCATCGCGACCTTGAGCGTACCCGCCTCGGCGTTAT comes from Methylomarinovum caldicuralii and encodes:
- a CDS encoding GspE/PulE family protein; the encoded protein is MTPQKKRLGELLIEEGILTPDQLEIALLEQKNSPGREPLGKILVQLGFVTEEVIRDQLGRSLGQESVDLKTWVPDAEALKLIDQETARRLRVVPVAYNAEAGTLKVAMADVFDIVTLDRLSVLLGGRLEIEPVLAGEAELEEAIDRFYGYELSLGGILRELETGEQETELGLEGERYSHPLVRLVDALLADAVRQGASDIHFEPEEGFLRIRYRIDGVLHQVRVLHKRYWSGMLVRLKVMAQMNIAETRSPQDGHIQLTVAGRDIDFRTATHPTLHGENLVLRILDKRKGIVPLDRLDVAADTLALLKAMAGRPEGLLLVTGPTGSGKTTTLYSLLAYINNERVNIMTLEDPVEYPLPGARQSSLNPAAKLDFAGGIRSLLRQDPDVILVGEIRDQETATMALRAAMTGHQVFSTLHTNSAVGALVRLRDIGVSTDLIAGNLIGVIAQRLVRRLCAKCRRPVTPSLEDQARWGWEPDEARVIYEAGRCAACQFHGYRGRTLIMEVIPFDAELDALVAKGASMPEIEQAARRKGYRSLAEDGLRQVAAGVTSLAEVRRVTNLNPAG